The nucleotide window GAGCATGGGGGCGAGATCGACATCGAGTCCCGCGAGGGCAAAGGCACCCGCATTACCCTCTGGCTCCCCCTAGTGGAAAAAAAGACCCGCCTACTCGCCGCGCCGGGTGCAGAGCCCACGGCAGAAGACGGCAAAGAACCGCCGCCAGGCCTCTGAGCCGCTGCGGCAGCGCCCCCGAGCTGCCTCTTGGCTTGCAAAGCTCCCGTACCTCGCCAAAGAACGCGCCCTTCTTATGCCTGCCACCCCCGTCATCAATCTCCGCAAGGGACATGCTGTCCGTTACAACAACGACGTCTGCCTCGTTTCCGAAACTGAACTCAAAACACCTCCGCGCATGGCTTCCTATGTGCAGATGTCCATCCGCAGCATCACCAGTGGTAAGGTCTCGAACCTGCGCATGACCTCCAATGAGTCTCTGGAGTCTGTCAACCTCGTCCGCGACAACCACGAGTACAGCTACAAAGATGGCGACGGCTACCATTTCATCCACCCAGAAACCTTCGAGGACGTGCTCCTCGGTGATGACAAGATCGACGAAAAGACCCGCAAATACCTCATCGAAGGCCAGAAATACCTCGTCATCTTTACCGACGACGTCGTCGCAGGTGTGGAATTGCCCGCCAGCATCGTCATGACCATCACCGATAGCCCCGAGGGCGTGAAGGGCGACTCCGCCAACAACGTTTACAAAGAGGCCACCACCGAGTCCGGCCTCCGCGTGCAGGTCCCCCTCTTCATCGGCCCTGGTGATAAAATCAGCGTCAAAACCGAAGACGGCACCTATCTGGGCCGCTCGAATTAATCGGCCCCTCTCTCGTAGAAATTCCAAATGCCCGACCGCGAAAGCGTTCGGGCATTTTTTTCTTCACAAAACCGTAAAAATATCCTTCAATCCGCCGCGCTGCGGAAAATCCGCCCGTCCCCAATAAAAACTATCCTCCATCATACCATGAAGAAAGTCGCGCTCACCCTGCTCGCCCTCTCCCTCAGTCTCACCGTTGCTTCTGCTGGCGATGCCACCAAGGATGCCATGAAAAAGTACCATAAGCCCGAAGACGCAATCTGCAAAAAAGTAGGCAAGGGCGAGGCATCCAGCGCAGACCTCAGCACGCTGCTGAAATGCTACGAAGCCATGAAGGCCGACACTCCCGCCAAAGGCGACAAATTCTCCTGGGAAAAGAAAACCGACGCTCTCATCAGCGCCATCAAGAAAGTGCAAGGCGGAGACAAGTCCGGCATCGCCGACTACAAGAAAGCCGTGAACTGCAAAGCCTGCCACGACGTGCATAAGGGCAAATAAAGCCGCTCTAGCACAGCTCTTCACCATTCACAGACGCCTGTGGTGCCTCATCCGCCCACAGGCGTTTTCTTTTTACCAAGAAGCCACCACCTCATACGCATAACCACGCAGATACTCCGTCTCTGGGATCGTCGCCAACATAGGATGATCCGCACTCTGGCTAAAGGTGCGCACGCGGCGCAGCACCTTCCGCGCATCCACCGCAGCCTCCGTGATGCTGCTATGGAACTCTCCTGCGCTGACGTGGTGTGAGCAGGTGAAAGTGGCAAAGATGCCGCCTGGCTCCAGCATCTTCATCGCACGGAGGTGAATCTCTTTGTAGCCGCGCAGCGCATCCCGCACGGTGCTTTTACTCTTGGTGAAGGATGGCGGATCGAGGATGATGAGGTCGTAGCGTGCATCCGCAGCCTCTTGGCGCTTCAGGAAATCAAAGCAGTTTTCCGCCACGCAGTGAATCTTGGCCCCGGAGATTTCTGCGTTCTTTTTGGCAATCACGATCGCCGCCTCACTGATGTCCACCGCCGTCACCTCTGCCGCACCGGCCAGTGAGGCCGCTTGGGCGAAACCACCTTGATTTGAAAAGCAGTCCAGCACGCGGCGTCCCTTCGCCATCGAGGCGACATGTTGGTAATTATCGAGCTGATCGAGGTAAAGGCCCGTTTTTTGGCCCTCGATCAGGTCCGCATGAAAGGCACTGCCACCATGTCGCACCACAAAAGGCTCCGGCGTCTCACCCGAGATGACACCTTTCACCTGCTCCATCCCCTCCGCCAGCCGCACAGCCCCTTCATTGCGCTGTACGATGCCGCGTGGCTTCAGCAGCTCATTGAGAGCCTGCACGATCATGTCCTGTCTCTTATCCATGCCCAGCGTGAGCGTCTGAAGCACCAAAAAATCACCATACCGGTCCACCACCACTCCCGGCAGCCCATCCGACTCACTCCACACCAGGCGGCACAGCCGCATATCGGCCCCAGCAGCCTCACGCAGCTTGATCGCACGTTCGATCCGCCGGGTGAAGAAATCCTGATCCAGATCCTGCCGCCGGTAAGAAAACAAGCGGGCGCTGATTTGCGATTTCGGATTGTAAATGGCACTTCCCAGCGGTTTTCCCCGCACATCCTGCAAGCGCACCACATCGCCAGGCTGTGGATCACCGGCTCGTTTTTGGATTTCGGTGGCGTAAACCCAGACGTGACCATGAAAAAGGCGTGCGCGGGGCTGGATGATGAGTGTGGACATGCGTGGAGACGTTAAAAGATGCGTTTGAGCCGCAATGCAAGCGCGGTGACTCTCACACACCACCGATAGTCGTGTTGACGCTCGAACTTTGGGCACCGTTGCATTCGACAATCCGCATTCGTCATTCACCATAAGATCATCATGAAACTCGCGCTCAAAATCCTCGGCGTTCTGTTCCTGCTCGCACTGGCTGCACCGCTAGCCCTCACGATGTGGGTGCGCGGCTACGCCACACCGGAGTATCTCGTTCGCCTCACCGAAGAGTCCTGCAACTGCCGTGCCGAGCTCCAAGAATCCACGCTCACCCTTTTCACCTGGCCACCCACACTGCGGCTGAAAGGCATCAAAATCGCCCCACGGGATGCCTTTGTCAGCAAACCACTCGCAGAAAGACCCCGCCTAGAGTCCGCCCCCGTGCAGATCGAGCTCGCCTACGCCGAGCTACTCAGCGACGACATCTGGCGCGGCCTCGTGACGCCCAATCTACTCCGCATCAGTGGCGTGGAGGTCTGGGAGACGCTCGATCCACAGACCGGCAGCTCCCTGGAAAAGCTCTTTCAGCCACCACCAGCGCCCGATGCGCCAATCGCCGCCGTTGAGCCCGCTTCGGTGCCCAAAGCACTCCCTGTGCCCGATGAGCCACCGCCCCCAGGCACCCCGCGCACCTACACCATCGAGCCCGCA belongs to Verrucomicrobiaceae bacterium and includes:
- a CDS encoding elongation factor P; this encodes MPATPVINLRKGHAVRYNNDVCLVSETELKTPPRMASYVQMSIRSITSGKVSNLRMTSNESLESVNLVRDNHEYSYKDGDGYHFIHPETFEDVLLGDDKIDEKTRKYLIEGQKYLVIFTDDVVAGVELPASIVMTITDSPEGVKGDSANNVYKEATTESGLRVQVPLFIGPGDKISVKTEDGTYLGRSN
- a CDS encoding class I SAM-dependent rRNA methyltransferase, whose product is MSTLIIQPRARLFHGHVWVYATEIQKRAGDPQPGDVVRLQDVRGKPLGSAIYNPKSQISARLFSYRRQDLDQDFFTRRIERAIKLREAAGADMRLCRLVWSESDGLPGVVVDRYGDFLVLQTLTLGMDKRQDMIVQALNELLKPRGIVQRNEGAVRLAEGMEQVKGVISGETPEPFVVRHGGSAFHADLIEGQKTGLYLDQLDNYQHVASMAKGRRVLDCFSNQGGFAQAASLAGAAEVTAVDISEAAIVIAKKNAEISGAKIHCVAENCFDFLKRQEAADARYDLIILDPPSFTKSKSTVRDALRGYKEIHLRAMKMLEPGGIFATFTCSHHVSAGEFHSSITEAAVDARKVLRRVRTFSQSADHPMLATIPETEYLRGYAYEVVASW